One Peterkaempfera bronchialis DNA window includes the following coding sequences:
- a CDS encoding non-ribosomal peptide synthetase, with the protein MELRGPARYYLGCDLSPARVPGIGDRLRRLVRANGILRTRVGADLSLSTMPGDTAAEVRADIRRVPDADFPGANDAVRRALSAEEFAFDGWQQVKVVVVRSDRRARLHLVYALWLMDAASLDLFLAELVSDRDDGENRTAEDRCPRSAGRDRSERDRRFWRARAAALPDPAELPLRPDWRHAGPEMTHRMVTVDAPVAAAVVRLASRHGLTPSAVYLTAYGAILGRLGGGVAHTVTVLHSRRTQLPTPDTLGNHGSTMPLEIPATTGQSLLDIARTVQSRCLSQAMHGSLGGAEIARLGDPNGDLRRLPHPYAFTALEVDGLREAWHGLRRRWDEVRLRVPQVLIDHQVVMEADGGVRLGFDWRTDAFDAGFMADFVDRYAAFVRELAESDDTWTRVPQRTPGPSPVKPRRSAAAAETLHGRVLRTAAGTPNSPAVHDAHGTLSYAELVEQAHTVAGLLLDAGARSGDRVAVHLPRGRGQVIAVLGSLLADCVYIPLDHGTPDGRLDAIARRGGVRFAITGGEPPADGRWVQRGVEPVPLPTPLPLPTVASGHRGRRSGPGRNPTAYAIFTSGSTGEPKGVVISHAAIVNTLDAVNDQLGIEASDCVLSVSSIGFDLSVYDIFGPLLRGGSVVMLSDQSARAPAVWAEAIARHRVTIWNSAPALASLLTEEGAATPSIRAFLLSGDWIPLTLPGALKAMAPAAEVISLGGATEGSIWSIHHRVGEADCGGRSIPYGKALAGQDVLVLDAERRVCPDWQIGELHIAGSGVADGYLNDPAKTAAAFFDDPELGWIYRTGDRGRRHPDGVVEFLGRTDTQVKLNGHRVELGEIENLLEKSDAIRRCAACVRGDGRRRRAIAYVSLAPDAPSGWRQEAYATLRDAVPQYMVPEALIALDEIPLTGNGKVDRRQLTALPLGDAPTDAATGAATGAATEPQRHGLHGHEVARCWQEALGEPPGHGTFFEAGGGSYDAIRMLSLLRGRHGYHVPFGDFMADPTWSGLVSLCRRARPAESSGIWTFRPRPCADPRLRLVLLPPVGGGVSCYSGLIRELAADVDVHVVGFDGPPAGFADGRSTLTGLARSCLQELPPEALGDVVPLVFGGWSFGGALAFEAARVCGVPVARVVVVDTPVSAGSRGCGDDAAAPAADGFVRDILETSGVAVEVEQLSTDPTLGSRFDVYRQNMALLRAWAPEPCDLPVVELRAGDDPAERDPGAWGRIGRVEQVVLLAGGHFGVFEGGNAHRVRKAIEGMRR; encoded by the coding sequence ATGGAGCTCCGCGGACCCGCGCGCTACTACCTGGGGTGCGACCTCAGCCCGGCGCGCGTTCCCGGTATCGGCGACCGGCTGAGGCGGTTGGTGCGCGCCAACGGCATCCTGCGCACCCGCGTGGGCGCCGATCTGTCGCTCTCCACCATGCCCGGCGACACGGCGGCGGAGGTCCGGGCCGACATCCGCCGGGTCCCCGACGCCGACTTTCCGGGGGCCAATGACGCGGTCCGCCGCGCGCTCTCCGCCGAGGAGTTCGCATTCGACGGATGGCAGCAGGTCAAGGTCGTCGTGGTGCGGTCCGACCGCCGGGCGCGACTGCACCTCGTCTATGCCCTCTGGCTGATGGACGCGGCGTCACTCGACCTGTTCCTCGCCGAGTTGGTCTCCGACCGGGACGACGGCGAAAACCGAACCGCCGAGGACCGATGTCCCCGCAGTGCCGGGCGTGACCGCTCCGAGCGCGACCGACGGTTCTGGCGCGCGAGGGCCGCAGCGCTTCCCGACCCTGCGGAGCTGCCGCTGCGCCCCGACTGGCGCCACGCGGGCCCGGAGATGACCCACCGCATGGTGACCGTCGACGCCCCCGTGGCGGCAGCGGTCGTCCGGCTGGCGAGCCGCCATGGCCTCACCCCCTCGGCGGTCTATCTCACGGCCTACGGCGCCATCCTCGGGCGGCTCGGCGGCGGGGTCGCCCACACCGTCACGGTGCTGCATTCGCGGCGTACCCAGCTCCCGACCCCTGACACCCTCGGCAATCACGGCAGCACCATGCCGCTGGAGATCCCGGCGACGACCGGGCAGAGCCTGCTCGACATCGCCCGGACCGTCCAGAGCCGCTGTCTCAGCCAGGCGATGCACGGGTCACTCGGCGGCGCGGAGATCGCGCGGCTCGGCGATCCCAACGGCGACCTGCGTCGGCTGCCCCATCCCTATGCCTTCACGGCCCTGGAGGTCGACGGCCTGCGCGAGGCGTGGCACGGGCTCCGGCGGCGCTGGGACGAGGTCCGGCTGCGGGTGCCGCAGGTGCTGATCGACCATCAGGTGGTCATGGAGGCAGACGGCGGTGTCCGGTTGGGTTTCGACTGGCGGACCGACGCATTCGACGCGGGGTTCATGGCCGACTTCGTGGACCGGTACGCGGCCTTCGTCAGGGAACTCGCCGAGTCCGACGACACCTGGACCCGCGTCCCGCAGCGCACCCCCGGCCCGTCGCCGGTGAAGCCGCGCCGCAGCGCCGCCGCTGCCGAGACGCTGCACGGCCGGGTGCTGCGGACCGCCGCCGGGACGCCCAACTCCCCCGCCGTGCACGACGCACACGGCACCCTGAGCTACGCCGAGCTGGTCGAGCAGGCGCACACGGTCGCGGGCCTGCTGCTCGACGCCGGTGCGCGGTCCGGCGACCGGGTCGCCGTCCACCTGCCCCGGGGCCGGGGACAGGTGATCGCCGTACTCGGGAGCCTGCTCGCCGACTGCGTCTACATCCCGCTGGACCATGGCACGCCGGACGGACGCCTTGACGCAATCGCGCGGCGCGGCGGTGTCCGGTTTGCGATCACCGGCGGGGAGCCCCCGGCAGACGGCCGCTGGGTACAGCGCGGGGTGGAGCCCGTGCCGCTGCCGACGCCCCTGCCGCTGCCGACGGTGGCGTCCGGGCATCGTGGACGGCGGTCCGGCCCGGGTCGGAATCCCACCGCCTATGCCATCTTCACCTCGGGTTCGACCGGGGAGCCCAAGGGGGTCGTCATCTCGCATGCGGCGATCGTCAACACCCTCGACGCGGTGAACGACCAGCTCGGCATCGAGGCGTCGGACTGCGTGCTCTCGGTCTCCTCGATCGGCTTCGACCTCTCCGTCTACGACATCTTCGGTCCCCTGCTTCGCGGCGGATCCGTAGTGATGCTCTCGGACCAGAGCGCCAGAGCCCCTGCCGTCTGGGCCGAGGCCATCGCGAGGCACCGCGTCACGATCTGGAACTCGGCTCCGGCGCTGGCCTCGCTTCTGACGGAGGAGGGGGCCGCCACGCCCTCGATTCGGGCCTTTCTGCTGAGCGGCGACTGGATTCCCTTGACGCTTCCGGGGGCGCTGAAGGCCATGGCACCCGCCGCAGAGGTCATCAGCCTGGGCGGCGCGACGGAGGGCTCGATCTGGTCCATCCACCACCGGGTCGGCGAGGCGGACTGCGGCGGCCGATCCATCCCCTACGGCAAGGCCCTGGCCGGTCAGGACGTGCTCGTGCTCGACGCCGAGCGGCGCGTCTGCCCGGACTGGCAAATCGGCGAGCTCCATATCGCCGGGTCAGGAGTGGCCGACGGCTATCTGAACGACCCGGCGAAGACCGCGGCGGCGTTCTTCGACGATCCCGAACTCGGCTGGATCTACCGCACCGGGGACCGCGGCCGTCGTCATCCCGACGGCGTCGTCGAGTTCCTCGGGCGCACCGACACCCAGGTCAAGCTGAACGGGCACCGCGTGGAACTCGGGGAGATCGAGAACCTCCTGGAGAAGTCGGACGCCATCCGCCGCTGCGCTGCCTGCGTCCGAGGCGACGGTCGCCGCAGACGGGCCATCGCCTATGTCAGCCTCGCTCCGGACGCACCGAGCGGCTGGCGGCAGGAGGCGTATGCGACGCTCAGGGACGCCGTGCCGCAGTACATGGTTCCGGAAGCCCTCATCGCGCTGGACGAGATCCCCTTGACCGGCAACGGCAAGGTGGACCGCCGGCAGCTGACGGCGCTCCCGCTCGGCGATGCGCCCACCGACGCGGCGACCGGCGCGGCGACCGGCGCGGCGACCGAACCGCAGCGGCACGGGCTGCATGGTCACGAGGTGGCGAGGTGCTGGCAGGAGGCGCTGGGCGAACCCCCGGGGCACGGCACCTTCTTCGAGGCGGGCGGCGGGTCCTATGACGCGATTCGGATGCTCTCCCTGCTGCGCGGCAGGCATGGCTACCATGTGCCGTTCGGGGACTTCATGGCGGATCCGACGTGGTCGGGCCTGGTGTCGCTCTGCCGACGGGCACGCCCTGCGGAGAGTTCCGGCATCTGGACGTTCAGGCCGCGCCCCTGCGCCGACCCCCGGCTGCGGCTGGTCCTCCTTCCGCCGGTGGGAGGCGGCGTCTCCTGCTACTCCGGCCTGATCCGGGAACTGGCCGCCGACGTCGATGTGCATGTCGTCGGCTTCGACGGACCGCCGGCCGGGTTCGCCGACGGACGGTCCACCCTGACCGGACTCGCCCGCAGCTGCCTTCAGGAGTTGCCTCCGGAGGCCCTGGGTGACGTCGTCCCCCTGGTCTTCGGCGGCTGGTCGTTCGGGGGCGCCCTGGCCTTCGAAGCCGCCCGGGTCTGCGGCGTGCCGGTGGCGCGCGTGGTGGTGGTCGACACCCCGGTCTCCGCCGGCTCCCGTGGCTGCGGCGACGACGCCGCCGCTCCGGCGGCGGACGGATTCGTCAGGGACATCCTGGAGACCAGCGGGGTGGCCGTCGAGGTGGAGCAGCTGTCCACCGATCCGACGCTCGGCAGCAGGTTCGATGTGTATCGGCAGAACATGGCGCTGCTGCGCGCCTGGGCGCCGGAACCCTGCGATCTTCCCGTCGTGGAACTCCGGGCGGGCGACGACCCGGCAGAGCGGGACCCGGGCGCCTGGGGCCGGATCGGCCGGGTGGAGCAGGTGGTGCTGTTGGCGGGCGGGCATTTCGGTGTGTTCGAGGGTGGCAACGCACACCGGGTGAGAAAGGCGATCGAAGGGATGAGGCGATGA
- a CDS encoding flavin reductase family protein translates to MHAAAVGRTAVTPQALRTVARCLPACVTVVTSGQGAALHGMTVSSFTTLSLAPPLVSFSVMDGARIRSVVETSGGFTVNVLGAEQAALARWFASSERPTGAASFAGVELADEPVASGAVLAGALAYFACGPVRLVEAGDHVIAIGTVERCRTLRDGMPLIFEGGGFRHLGPVLEE, encoded by the coding sequence GTGCATGCCGCCGCCGTCGGGCGGACGGCGGTCACCCCGCAGGCGCTGCGTACGGTCGCCCGCTGCCTGCCCGCCTGCGTCACCGTGGTCACCAGCGGGCAGGGCGCCGCACTGCACGGCATGACGGTGAGTTCCTTCACCACGCTGTCGCTCGCCCCGCCCCTGGTCTCCTTCTCCGTGATGGACGGCGCCCGCATCCGGTCGGTGGTCGAGACCTCCGGCGGGTTCACGGTCAATGTGCTCGGTGCCGAACAGGCTGCGCTGGCCCGGTGGTTCGCCAGCTCCGAGCGGCCGACCGGGGCCGCGAGCTTCGCCGGGGTGGAACTGGCGGACGAACCGGTGGCCAGCGGAGCCGTGCTGGCCGGAGCCCTGGCGTACTTCGCCTGCGGCCCGGTCCGCCTGGTCGAGGCGGGGGACCACGTCATCGCCATCGGCACGGTGGAGCGCTGCCGCACCCTGCGGGACGGAATGCCGCTGATCTTCGAAGGGGGCGGATTCCGCCACCTGGGACCCGTACTGGAGGAATGA
- a CDS encoding acyl carrier protein, with protein MTTPRLCAPAYELGERADPVIELPELQADPAVAAELTAAAAGFHTYRWSEAEVTELMAVAVQRTLAEAAVPGTEVDLVLLATDSLPHGRAAHRDVAELLAETGLTGATVVTLGLMDCATAMVAVGTAASLVRDGTARNVLVISGDLADRATGGARVVAGGAAVASDAAASVLVSATAPGLPVLATAHHSAPEVHQDTGPQQQLLTRVRAHRELFARLTEAARRPDLKDVRAVLPSNFARNVLQLYLADVGLGGDTPALGNVGRIGHCLGSDPLINLADRVAEPKAPVPEEGTLVLFGAGVSHLAAVLLGADALPRQMEGSP; from the coding sequence GTGACCACTCCACGTCTCTGTGCGCCCGCCTATGAGCTGGGAGAGCGGGCCGACCCCGTCATCGAGCTGCCGGAGCTTCAGGCCGACCCCGCAGTGGCGGCCGAACTCACCGCAGCCGCAGCCGGTTTCCACACCTACCGCTGGTCCGAGGCCGAGGTCACCGAACTGATGGCCGTGGCCGTGCAGCGCACGCTTGCCGAGGCGGCGGTCCCCGGCACCGAGGTCGACCTGGTGCTGCTGGCCACGGACTCGCTGCCGCACGGCCGCGCCGCCCACCGGGATGTCGCCGAACTGCTGGCGGAGACGGGCCTCACCGGGGCGACGGTAGTCACCCTCGGCCTGATGGACTGCGCCACGGCCATGGTCGCGGTGGGCACCGCCGCCTCCCTGGTCCGCGACGGTACGGCCCGCAACGTCCTGGTCATCTCCGGCGACCTCGCCGACCGGGCGACGGGCGGGGCGAGGGTGGTGGCCGGCGGCGCGGCCGTGGCCAGCGACGCCGCCGCCTCGGTACTGGTCTCGGCGACGGCACCCGGCCTGCCGGTGCTGGCCACGGCCCACCACTCGGCGCCCGAGGTCCACCAGGACACCGGCCCGCAGCAGCAGCTGCTGACCCGGGTCAGGGCGCACCGCGAGCTGTTCGCCAGGCTCACCGAGGCTGCCCGGCGTCCGGACCTGAAGGACGTGCGTGCCGTGCTGCCCAGCAACTTCGCCCGCAATGTGCTCCAGCTCTACCTCGCCGATGTCGGGCTGGGCGGCGACACCCCGGCCCTGGGCAATGTCGGCCGGATCGGGCACTGCCTCGGCAGTGACCCGCTGATCAATCTGGCCGACCGGGTCGCGGAGCCCAAGGCGCCTGTGCCGGAGGAGGGCACGCTGGTCCTGTTCGGCGCGGGCGTCTCCCATCTGGCGGCGGTCCTGCTGGGAGCGGACGCGCTGCCACGGCAGATGGAGGGGTCCCCCTGA
- a CDS encoding MupA/Atu3671 family FMN-dependent luciferase-like monooxygenase, with product MDFSLIFFSGDEKNKYRFVLDAARYADEHGFTAIWTPERHFHRFGGLYPNPAVLGAALAMATQRLRIRAGSVVLPLHSPIRVAEEWAVVDNLSRGRAGIALATGFSPLDFAINPGGWQDRRQRTFDAVTTLRELWEGAPVYVQDGLGNHVEVELHPQPVQPELPIWLTCTKSPETFEAAGRMGCNVLTALIDMTNEELEEKLALYFKTLEAHGHDPESVTVTLMLHTFIGTDLDEVRETVRQPFSDYLRSFFTVIDSQKKNTAPGAGVRDMSQSDQDQLIGFAFDKYFGKGALLGTPDSCGAVVERFRGMGVTEIACLIDFGVDEELVVQSLSHLDELRGRYA from the coding sequence GTGGACTTCAGCCTGATCTTCTTCTCCGGCGACGAGAAGAACAAGTACCGATTCGTCCTTGACGCGGCCAGGTACGCCGACGAGCACGGCTTCACCGCGATCTGGACGCCCGAGCGGCACTTCCACCGCTTCGGCGGCCTCTACCCGAACCCCGCCGTGCTCGGCGCCGCGCTTGCCATGGCCACCCAGCGGCTTCGGATCCGGGCCGGCAGCGTCGTGCTGCCGCTGCACAGCCCGATCCGGGTCGCGGAGGAGTGGGCGGTGGTCGACAACCTCTCCAGAGGACGGGCCGGCATCGCCCTGGCGACCGGCTTCAGCCCGCTCGACTTCGCCATCAACCCCGGCGGCTGGCAGGACAGGCGGCAACGCACCTTCGACGCCGTGACCACGCTCCGCGAGCTGTGGGAGGGCGCCCCCGTCTACGTCCAGGACGGCCTGGGCAACCACGTCGAGGTGGAGCTGCACCCCCAGCCGGTGCAGCCGGAACTGCCCATCTGGCTGACCTGCACCAAGAGCCCGGAGACCTTCGAGGCCGCCGGACGGATGGGCTGCAATGTGCTGACCGCGCTCATCGACATGACCAACGAGGAGCTGGAGGAGAAGCTCGCCCTCTACTTCAAGACCCTGGAGGCGCACGGGCACGACCCGGAGAGCGTCACCGTCACACTCATGCTGCACACCTTCATCGGCACCGACCTCGACGAGGTGCGGGAGACTGTCCGACAGCCCTTCAGCGACTACCTGCGCTCCTTCTTCACCGTCATCGACTCGCAGAAGAAGAACACCGCGCCGGGCGCCGGGGTGCGCGACATGTCGCAGAGCGACCAGGACCAGCTGATCGGCTTCGCCTTCGACAAGTACTTCGGGAAGGGCGCCCTGCTCGGCACACCCGACTCCTGCGGAGCGGTCGTCGAGCGGTTCCGGGGCATGGGCGTCACTGAGATCGCCTGCCTGATCGACTTCGGGGTGGACGAGGAACTCGTGGTGCAGAGCCTCAGCCACCTTGACGAGCTGCGCGGGCGGTACGCATGA
- a CDS encoding MFS transporter: protein MTQHIDSGSGLDAAAPSAAPTAAPPTAAPQAAQRLTPRARLVLVVLCAAQFMIALDFSVLNVALPKLGHDLGMSPSALQWAVTAFALPSGGFLLLLGRAGDLFGRRRLFLSGLAIFGAASLLATFAWNPAVFLAGRALQGVGAAAIVPTGMSILTTTFPEGPQRDRALGINGTLLSVGFTVGTVLGGVLTDMLGWRSTMGLLALFSLVVLPFAPGLIEESRQARRPRLDLPGAATVTAGLLALIYSLSTAADRGFGGADVIATLVAGVLLLVAFVAVEARTAEPLVSLAMLKRRTVAWGNLGGLVTFAMMSTVVFAMTLYLQEVLDLSPLQTGLVFGVQGTAAALSGGFVPRLIGRFGAHRALVGFLLGQGLFVAALLGIGSSDRSVWLVTPAISLACVCNLGGIIAYGLTVTGGIPHDQQGLATGLVTSSQQVGITIGIPLLGVVATTTQDRLSGVHTVLAIDAAVTLVTGVLVAIGLHGSRNTTGAARD from the coding sequence ATGACTCAGCACATCGACAGCGGCAGCGGTCTCGATGCCGCCGCCCCCTCCGCAGCCCCGACAGCAGCACCCCCGACAGCAGCGCCCCAGGCAGCGCAGCGGCTGACGCCCCGGGCCAGGCTGGTCCTCGTGGTGCTGTGCGCGGCCCAGTTCATGATCGCGCTCGACTTCTCGGTGCTCAACGTGGCGCTGCCCAAGCTCGGCCATGACCTCGGCATGAGCCCGTCGGCGCTCCAGTGGGCGGTCACCGCCTTTGCGCTGCCCTCGGGTGGGTTCCTGCTGCTCCTGGGCAGGGCCGGTGACCTGTTCGGGCGGCGCAGGCTCTTCCTGAGCGGGCTGGCGATCTTCGGCGCGGCCTCGCTGCTGGCCACCTTCGCCTGGAACCCCGCCGTCTTTCTCGCCGGGCGTGCTCTGCAAGGCGTCGGCGCCGCCGCCATCGTCCCGACGGGGATGTCCATCCTCACCACCACCTTCCCCGAGGGTCCGCAGCGCGACCGGGCGCTGGGCATCAACGGCACCCTGCTCTCCGTCGGCTTCACCGTCGGCACGGTGCTGGGCGGTGTCCTCACCGACATGCTGGGCTGGCGGTCCACGATGGGCCTGCTGGCGCTCTTCTCGCTAGTCGTCCTGCCGTTCGCGCCCGGCCTGATCGAGGAGTCCCGCCAGGCCAGGCGGCCCCGCCTGGACCTGCCCGGGGCCGCCACCGTCACCGCCGGACTGCTGGCCCTGATCTACTCCCTGTCGACGGCCGCCGACCGGGGCTTCGGCGGCGCCGATGTGATCGCCACCCTGGTGGCGGGCGTGCTGCTGCTGGTCGCCTTCGTCGCGGTGGAGGCCAGGACGGCTGAGCCGCTGGTCTCCCTGGCGATGCTGAAGCGCCGCACCGTGGCCTGGGGCAACCTCGGCGGCCTGGTCACCTTCGCGATGATGAGCACCGTCGTCTTCGCCATGACCCTGTACCTCCAGGAGGTGCTGGACCTCTCGCCGCTCCAGACGGGCCTGGTCTTCGGCGTGCAGGGCACGGCGGCGGCGCTGTCGGGCGGGTTCGTGCCGAGGCTGATCGGACGCTTCGGTGCCCATCGCGCCCTGGTCGGCTTCCTGCTGGGCCAGGGACTCTTTGTCGCCGCGCTGCTGGGCATCGGCTCCAGCGACCGCAGCGTCTGGCTGGTCACCCCCGCCATCTCGCTGGCCTGCGTCTGCAACCTGGGCGGCATCATCGCGTACGGCCTGACGGTGACCGGTGGCATTCCGCACGACCAGCAGGGCCTGGCGACCGGTCTGGTCACCTCAAGCCAGCAGGTCGGCATCACCATCGGCATCCCGCTGCTCGGCGTTGTGGCCACCACGACCCAGGACCGCCTCTCCGGCGTGCACACGGTGCTGGCGATCGACGCCGCCGTCACCCTGGTCACGGGCGTCCTGGTGGCCATCGGCCTGCACGGCTCCCGCAACACGACCGGCGCCGCCCGCGACTGA
- a CDS encoding condensation domain-containing protein: MTDTLAARLAALSPQQRAALRARMPRQDSGGDQLTPGQLRLWQAHHAVGGRPVDVVCQAVRLTGAPVDLDLLTERVRGFAAAHEALRTTFGTTTGGPGVRRVVHQRLEPELARLRCATEAEAHEYARELARRPFDLAHGPLLRVALAETPAADEAWLLLAVHNLAFDAWSFELLLDALAQPSATVGPARPFSAFARDQLSWTDGPEGRAAAAYWAGQTAGAPGPLPTDRPRGAVTERVGGRVHFTLPAPVADAVAGSATREAATAYVGWLAVAWTALAEFGGQDDLLLGTFTSGRNRPGTDTVVGYLLNVLPVRLRDSGAGTHRDRVRAVRAATRAGLAHASYPGERITSDRQLPGTQPLLDAVFVFDHLAADDRRIQGAAVATADVDKGTARYDLTLAVYPGPHGVTGWLEYDTALYDEATVRRLADGFTAAAQAAAREADQ, encoded by the coding sequence ATGACCGACACCCTGGCCGCCCGCCTGGCGGCCCTCAGCCCGCAGCAGCGCGCCGCGCTGCGCGCCCGCATGCCCCGGCAGGACTCCGGGGGCGACCAGCTGACACCAGGGCAGCTCCGCCTGTGGCAGGCGCACCACGCCGTCGGGGGCCGCCCGGTGGACGTGGTCTGCCAGGCCGTCCGCCTCACCGGAGCCCCGGTCGACCTCGACCTGCTCACCGAGCGGGTGCGCGGCTTCGCGGCGGCCCATGAGGCGCTGCGTACGACGTTTGGGACGACGACCGGCGGGCCGGGCGTGCGGCGTGTCGTGCACCAGCGGCTTGAGCCCGAGCTGGCCCGGCTGCGCTGCGCCACCGAGGCTGAGGCGCACGAGTACGCCCGGGAGCTGGCCCGGCGGCCGTTCGACCTGGCCCATGGCCCGCTGCTGCGGGTGGCGCTGGCCGAGACACCGGCCGCCGACGAGGCATGGCTGCTGCTCGCCGTGCACAACCTAGCCTTTGACGCCTGGTCCTTCGAACTGCTGCTGGACGCGTTGGCGCAGCCCTCGGCCACCGTGGGACCGGCCCGCCCCTTCAGCGCCTTCGCCCGCGACCAGCTGAGCTGGACGGACGGCCCCGAGGGCCGTGCCGCAGCGGCGTACTGGGCGGGGCAGACCGCCGGAGCGCCCGGACCGCTGCCCACCGACCGGCCGCGCGGCGCGGTCACCGAGCGGGTCGGCGGCCGGGTGCACTTCACCCTTCCGGCGCCGGTGGCGGATGCGGTCGCCGGGTCGGCGACGCGCGAGGCGGCCACCGCCTACGTCGGCTGGCTCGCCGTCGCCTGGACGGCCCTCGCCGAGTTCGGCGGGCAGGACGACCTCCTGCTGGGCACCTTCACCTCCGGCCGCAACCGACCGGGCACCGACACGGTCGTCGGCTATCTGCTCAATGTGCTGCCGGTACGGCTGCGCGACAGCGGCGCCGGCACCCACCGGGACCGCGTCCGCGCGGTGCGCGCCGCCACCCGGGCAGGTCTCGCGCACGCCTCCTACCCCGGTGAACGGATCACCTCGGACCGGCAGTTGCCCGGTACGCAGCCGCTGCTGGACGCGGTCTTCGTCTTCGACCACCTCGCGGCCGACGACCGGCGGATCCAGGGTGCCGCCGTGGCCACCGCCGACGTGGACAAGGGCACGGCCCGCTACGACCTGACCCTGGCTGTCTACCCGGGCCCGCACGGCGTCACCGGCTGGCTGGAGTACGACACCGCCCTGTACGACGAGGCGACCGTGCGCCGACTCGCCGACGGGTTCACGGCTGCGGCGCAGGCCGCAGCCCGGGAGGCGGACCAGTGA
- a CDS encoding alanine racemase yields MRNEVSPLTDREAALLVHRAGGTPLYVYSRQAMREAVRRVRAASVPDADIYYSLKANPHVGVAGFLSTLVDGFDVCSLAEMETALNAGMPPERVLFTGPAKTHQEAVAALAAGVAVTIESPGQSRLFAKVATELGVAGRAVVRLNTPYPGKSADAPTSPNQFGLSTEVFAEVVRILAASPLSLIGLHMFWGSQYSDAGVIAAARRAALERAQALSTRFGLAFEFLAIGGGIAMPWCDADPPVDWEGLKAAGLTPGGPGIGGSATVVCEYGRAIAGPAGSLLTTVLDTKTIGDRRYVLVDAGMNHVLIASRLVAGAGRGEPSVRVVNPGSPDVTSRTTVTGPLCSQLDVLAEDVLLPAVAVGDTLVFSGMGAYGPTFSPGGFLSRDQVREVVF; encoded by the coding sequence ATGCGGAATGAGGTCTCCCCGCTCACCGATCGCGAGGCCGCTCTCCTTGTGCACCGGGCCGGTGGCACACCGCTGTACGTGTACAGCAGGCAGGCCATGCGCGAGGCCGTCCGACGGGTACGCGCGGCTTCGGTTCCGGACGCGGACATCTACTACTCGCTGAAGGCAAATCCGCATGTCGGGGTCGCGGGCTTTCTGTCCACGCTGGTGGACGGATTCGACGTCTGCTCATTGGCGGAGATGGAGACCGCGCTGAACGCCGGAATGCCGCCGGAGAGGGTGCTCTTCACCGGCCCGGCCAAGACGCACCAGGAAGCGGTTGCCGCGCTGGCGGCGGGGGTCGCGGTGACAATCGAGTCGCCGGGGCAGTCCCGCCTCTTCGCGAAGGTGGCGACCGAACTCGGGGTCGCCGGGCGGGCCGTCGTCCGGCTGAACACGCCCTACCCGGGCAAGAGCGCCGACGCTCCGACGTCACCAAACCAGTTCGGTCTGTCGACGGAGGTCTTCGCCGAGGTCGTACGCATCCTCGCCGCTTCGCCCCTGTCGCTCATCGGGCTGCACATGTTCTGGGGCTCGCAGTACTCCGACGCCGGTGTCATCGCCGCAGCGCGGAGGGCGGCACTGGAACGGGCCCAGGCGCTGTCGACCCGGTTCGGGCTGGCCTTCGAGTTCCTTGCGATCGGCGGCGGCATCGCCATGCCGTGGTGTGATGCCGATCCTCCCGTGGACTGGGAGGGGCTCAAGGCCGCCGGCCTCACTCCGGGTGGGCCGGGGATCGGCGGCTCGGCCACCGTGGTCTGCGAGTACGGCCGGGCCATCGCCGGACCGGCCGGCAGCCTGCTGACCACCGTGCTGGACACCAAGACCATCGGCGACCGGAGATACGTCCTGGTCGACGCCGGGATGAACCATGTGCTCATTGCCAGCCGCCTGGTGGCGGGCGCCGGCCGGGGCGAGCCCTCGGTCCGGGTGGTGAATCCAGGCAGTCCGGACGTCACCAGCCGGACCACCGTGACCGGTCCCCTCTGCTCACAGCTGGATGTGCTCGCCGAGGACGTTCTGCTGCCTGCGGTGGCGGTCGGCGACACGCTGGTCTTCTCCGGCATGGGTGCCTATGGGCCGACGTTCAGTCCCGGCGGATTCCTGAGTCGCGACCAGGTCAGAGAGGTCGTCTTCTGA